The following coding sequences lie in one Drosophila sulfurigaster albostrigata strain 15112-1811.04 chromosome 2R, ASM2355843v2, whole genome shotgun sequence genomic window:
- the LOC133838843 gene encoding signal peptidase complex subunit 3, which yields MHTVLTRGNATVAYSLSVLACLTFCCFVSTVFLDYRTDANINTVRVLVKNVPDYGASREKHDLGFLTFDLETNLTSVFNWNVKQLFIYLTAEYKTPSNQLNQVVLWDKIILRGENAVLDFKNVNTKYYFWDDGNGLRDNKNVSLYLSWNIIPNAGLLPSVKSTGKHVFKFPSEYSSSI from the coding sequence ATGCATACGGTTTTAACCCGTGGAAATGCCACAGTGGCATATTCCTTAAGCGTCCTGGCCTGCTTGACGTTCTGCTGCTTCGTATCGACCGTTTTCCTGGACTACAGAACCGACGCCAACATAAATACGGTGCGAGTGCTTGTGAAAAATGTTCCTGATTACGGTGCATCGAGGGAGAAACATGACTTAGGATTCCTCACTTTTGATTTGGAAACCAATCTAACCAGCGTTTTCAACTGGAATGTGAAGCAGCTGTTCATCTATTTGACTGCTGAATACAAAACACCATCGAATCAATTAAATCAAGTTGTGCTCTGGGACAAAATCATTTTGCGTGGCGAAAACGCCGTTTTGGATTTTAAGAACGTGAACACAAAGTACTATTTCTGGGATGATGGTAACGGTCTGCGggacaacaaaaatgtatctcTTTATCTGTCGTGGAACATCATACCGAATGCCGGTCTACTGCCCTCTGTAAAATCCACCGGAAAGCATGTATTTAAATTCCCCTCAGAGTATAGCTCATCCATTTAG